In a genomic window of Glaciimonas sp. PCH181:
- a CDS encoding LysR family transcriptional regulator, protein MLNVDTLIAFVAVIDTGSFSAAAERLNQTPSGISRAVSRLETQLSMALITRTTRRLDLTEEGKWLLTRARKILSDLQDTEEQLTARLSQPSGLVRVNAATPVLDHLVAPLAAEFMDTYPLIRLELISGETVIDLIEERIDLAIRIGPLADSTLNARRLGSSQLRLLASPAYLANHGTPENISQLNNHRLLGFTAPTSLNIWPLPQQGGAGLLIQPEIAASSGETLRHLTLAGAGIACLADFLTHNDVASGRLIPILAEETLPWSQPVWTVFYKQGALAPRISALVSFLAQKLTGVLDT, encoded by the coding sequence ATGCTAAACGTAGACACACTAATTGCCTTCGTAGCAGTCATCGACACTGGCTCATTCTCCGCAGCAGCCGAACGACTAAACCAAACCCCCTCAGGCATAAGCCGCGCCGTGTCACGGCTAGAAACCCAACTAAGCATGGCCCTAATCACCCGCACAACCCGCCGTCTCGATCTAACCGAAGAAGGCAAATGGCTACTAACCCGCGCCAGAAAAATCCTCTCCGATTTACAAGACACAGAAGAACAACTAACCGCCCGCCTATCCCAACCTTCCGGCTTAGTCCGCGTCAACGCCGCAACCCCAGTTCTCGATCACCTAGTCGCGCCACTAGCAGCCGAATTCATGGACACTTACCCATTGATAAGACTAGAACTGATTAGCGGAGAAACCGTCATTGATTTAATAGAAGAACGGATCGATCTGGCGATACGAATTGGCCCACTAGCCGACTCAACCCTAAACGCAAGACGTCTGGGCAGCAGCCAACTGCGATTATTAGCATCCCCAGCCTATCTGGCAAACCATGGAACGCCAGAAAATATAAGCCAACTAAACAACCACCGACTACTAGGTTTTACCGCACCAACATCACTAAATATCTGGCCGCTACCGCAACAAGGCGGCGCTGGCCTATTAATACAACCCGAGATCGCAGCCTCCAGCGGCGAAACGCTAAGACACCTAACATTAGCCGGCGCAGGCATCGCCTGTCTGGCCGATTTTCTAACGCACAACGATGTAGCAAGCGGCCGCCTGATCCCAATCCTCGCAGAGGAAACACTCCCCTGGAGCCAACCGGTCTGGACCGTATTCTATAAACAGGGAGCACTGGCACCACGCATTAGCGCATTGGTGAGCTTTTTGGCGCAGAAACTAACTGGCGTATTGGATACGTGA